A section of the Humulus lupulus chromosome 2, drHumLupu1.1, whole genome shotgun sequence genome encodes:
- the LOC133815544 gene encoding uncharacterized protein LOC133815544, which translates to MDNCNIASWNVRGVNDKNKQNSVLEFCSLNKIGVGALLETKLKDNKIKEMMVNKFSSWDYYSSPTIEGRLLIIWRKSFVKVIVLAESSQFAHCYVKMSGQEVACCITFVYGLNTIVERKNIWVDLLNLKFPVKPWLLLGDFNAVFNSEDRVGGNPISMNDLSDASLWQSQVHMEALRRSGLNFTWSNNQDGASRIYSRIDHAFANEEWHDIFPNSTTHFAWEAISDHCSCVVSATISEKIGLKPFRYYNFWAEHPEFKGLVAASWEKPLAVRGLKAYLEAKARFSDARQQAQAHPRDITYQDMEKSAAEVLHNKEKMYFSFLRQRSKIKWLQQGDENTSFFHAFLKKRKVENRIAYFVTNQGVINDNFSEVVDHFVNHFRGFMGSKNSTIYNCISKLMCLRLAGVLPSLVSQNQGAFIKGRSFAHNVMILQDLLKNYKRKTVSPRCTIKIDISKAYDTVNWDFLEDLLKAYNLPEKFVRMVMICIRSTTYSITMNGRVQGSFKGEKGLRQGDPLSPLLFVFIMEYLTRRLQLAASQTLFRFHPLCKSLKLINLCFADDLILFSKGTRQSVLVIQEVLLEFSKTTGLHVNKDKSQVFFGGVNSYEKNAILNDLQLTEGVFPFQYLGVPLRPTKWKAEDCGIIIKKINQRLHSWASRHLSFAGRMQLIHSVLFGLRNYWMSIFVLPHSVTKEVEKLCRGFLWGVNGSRSKVHIASWDKVCLLKSYGGLGFKNGTKWNQANLAKFIWAITEKSDLLWVKWINSIYLKDISFWSYELKLDTSWYWRKLCNLRLRFTCSEIAAAGCSGKFKASALYNSSLNQTQVCYYFKAIWNSYNLPKHRFLCGKCCSFSGKVVDQIFNWLGLTAWPKDFSSWINWLNLKVASLIHYINVAVLAAVIYYLWINRNRCIFEGYSHSVSFIVNEIRDTVKYR; encoded by the exons ATGGATAACTGCAATATAGCTAGTTGGAATGTTAGGGGTGTTAATGACAAGAATAAACAAAACTCTGTTCTAGAGTTTTGCAGTCTGAATAAAATTGGAGTTGGGGCCTTGCTTGAAACCAAGTTAAAGGATAACAAGATTAAAGAGATGATGGTGAATAAGTTCAGTAGTTGGGATTACTATAGTAGCCCGACCATTGAAGGTCGTTTGCTTATTATTTGGAGGAAAAGTTTTGTTAAGGTGATAGTCTTGGCTGAATCTTCTCAGTTTGCTCACTGTTATGTGAAAATGTCAGGTCAGGAAGTAGCGTGTTGTATTACGTTTGTATATGGTTTGAATACCATTGTTGAGAGGAAAAATATTTGGGTGGATTTATTGAATCTCAAGTTTCCTGTGAAGCCTTGGCTGCTTCTAGGTGATTTCAATGCTGTTTTTAATAGTGAAGACAGAGTTGGGGGGAATCCTATCTCTATGAATGACTTGTCTGATGCTTCTCTTTGGCAATCTCAAGTTCATATGGAAGCTCTCAGAAGGTCGGGCTTGAATTTTACTTGGTCTAACAACCAAGATGGTGCTAGTAGAATTTATTCTAGAATAGATCATGCATTTGCCAATGAGGAATGgcatgacatttttcccaattctaCTACCCATTTTGCTTGGGAAGCAATTTCTGACCATTGCTCTTGTGTGGTTTCTGCCACTATCTCAGAGAAGATAGGTCTTAAGCCGTTTCGTTACTATAATTTCTGGGCTGAACACCCCGAGTTCAAGGGGTTAGTTGCTGCCAGTTGGGAGAAGCCGTTGGCTGTTAGGGGATTGAAAG CTTACCTTGAGGCCAAAGCCAGATTTTCTGATGCTAGACAGCAAGCTCAGGCTCACCCGAGGGATATCACTTACCAGGATATGGAAAAGTCTGCTGCTGAGGTTTTACACAACAAAGAAAAGATGTATTTCAGTTTTTTGAGACAACGGAGTAAGATTAAATGGCTTCAACAAGGGGATGAGAATACTTCTTTTTTTCATGCTTTTTTGAAGAAAAGGAAGGTGGAGAACAGGATAGCTTATTTCGTTACTAATCAAGGTGTCATTAATGATAATTTTTCTGAGGTTGTTGATCATTTTGTTAACCACTTTCGTGGTTTTATGGGTAGTAAAAATTCAACCA TATACAACTGCATTTCAAAACTGATGTGTTTGAGGCTTGCGGGAGTGCTTCCTTCCTTGGTCAGCCAAAACCAAGGAGCCTTCATCAAGGGTAGATCATTTGCTCACAATGTGATGATATTGCAAGATCTTTTAAAGAACTATAAGAGAAAGACAGTTTCTCCTAGATGCACCATCAAAATAGACATAAGCAAGGCTTATGATACTGTTAACTGGGACTTTCTTGAGGATTTGCTCAAAGCCTACAACTTGCCTGAAAAATTTGTTCGAATGGTTATGATTTGTATTCGGTCAACTACTTATTCTATCACAATGAATGGGAGGGTGCAAGGTAGTTTCAAGGGTGAGAAGGGGTTGAGGCAAGGTGACCCTTTATCTCCTTTACTCTTTGTCTTTATCATGGAGTATCTAACCAGAAGGCTTCAGCTTGCTGCTTCCCAGACCTTATTCAGATTTCATCCTTTATGTAAGAGTCTAAAGCTCATAAATCTCTGCTTTGCAGATGATTTAATTTTGTTCAGCAAAGGCACTCGACAGTCAGTGTTAGTTATTCAAGAGGTGCTTTTGGAGTTCAGTAAAACTACTGGTTTGCACGTCAATAAGGACAAGTCCCAGGTGTTTTTCGGTGGTGTCAATTCCTATGAGAAAAATGCTATCCTCAATGATCTCCAACTCACAGAAGGTGTTTTCCCCTTCCAATATTTGGGAGTGCCTCTTAGGCCAACCAAGTGGAAAGCTGAAGACTGTGGCATTATCATCAAGAAAATAAATCAGAGGCTGCATTCTTGGGCTAGTAGACACTTATCATTTGCTGGAAGAATGCAGTTGATTCATTCTGTGTTATTTGGTCTTCGCAATTACTGGATGAGCATTTTTGTGCTGCCTCACAGTGTGACTAAGGAGGTTGAGAAATTGTGTAGAGGCTTTCTTTGGGGTGTTAATGGAAGTAGGAGTAAAGTTCATATAGCATCTTGGGACAAGGTGTGTCTCCTGAAGTCTTATGGGGGTCTTGGGTTCAAGAATGGGACAAAGTGGAACCAGGCTAATCTTGCTAAGTTTATCTGGGCCATTACTGAAAAAAGTGACTTACTGTGGGTTAAATGGATCAATTCCATTTATCTTAAGGATATCTCTTTCTGGTCTTATGAGCTCAAACTAGACACGAGCTGGTACTGGCGTAAGCTCTGTAACTTGAGGCTTCGCTTTACCTGTTCTGAGATTGCTGCAGCTGGTTGTTCGGGTAAGTTCAAGGCTTCAGCTCTGTATAACAGTTCCTTAAATCAAACTCAGGTTTGCTACTACTTTAAAGCTATCTGGAACTCTTATAATCTGCCTAAGCACCGGTTTTTGTGTGGCAAGTG CTGCAGTTTTTCTGGTAAAGTAGTAGATCAGATCTTCAATTGGTTAGGCTTGACTGCTTGGCCTAAGGATTTCAGTAGTTGGATCAATTGGCTGAATCTGAAAGTGGCTAGTTTGATTCACTATATCAATGTTGCTGTTCTTGCAGCAGTCATATACTATCTCTGGATTAATAGAAATAGGTGTATATTTGAAGGCTATTCTCATTCGGTTTCCTTCATTGTGAATGAAATTAGAGATACAGTGAAATACAGataa